From the genome of Nitrospirota bacterium:
GTACCTCGACGGCGAGACGGTGGGCCTTGGCAGTGCGGGGAAACTTCTCGGTGACGGCGTGCAGGCCCTTCAGCACGACATCCCCCCGCTCCGGCCGCCATTTCCAGAGTTGCTCGTATTCGCTGACCGCCTGATCGGCATGGCCGCGGGACAGGTGGATCTGTGCCGCACGGTGAAACTTATCGGAGAGATTGCCCTTCAGGAATCGGAGCCGCTCGAAGACCCGCAATGCCTCGTCGTAATTGCCCCGGGCATAGTAGGTTTCCCCCTGCACCAGATGATAGCGCATGTACCTGACGCCCAGCTCGGCGACCTGCCGGGACAAGTCCTGGATCGGGTTGACCTCGTTGATCTTCTGGCAGATCTGATGCGCTTCGGTGAGCATCTTCTTATGGTAGTAGGCGACGGCCAGATCGTTGAGCGCCTTGACGTCCTGCGGGTCGCTCTGCACCTGCTTGCGCGCGACGGAGATCACCGTGTCCCAGTCCCGCTGGTTGTAAGCCTTGTCCCGTTTTTCAGACAGTCCTAGTCCGAACATGGGATGGTGTCCGTACCCCGGTGCGCGATAGCGGCGTCGGATGCGGCCCCGCAGGAAACCGTGGCAATCTCGTTGGCAGGAAACCGGCGCTGGACCATGGTCAGAGGGACGTGTTACCGGGTCGGAGCGGACCGCACGGACGACGTCCGGATCATTGACGTCCGACTACCAGACGCTGGCCGACGTGGATCGTATTGTCTTGCAAGTTGTTCAGCAGCTTGAGCGTATTGACGTCGACCCCGTATAGACGGCTGAGCGCCATCAGCGTATCGCCCGGTTTGACCTGGTGATACCGGGGTGTCGCCGCGGCGGCCGGGGCCGGATCCTGCATCGGAGCCGTGGCCATGGCGCCCGGATCCATGCTGCCGGGTTGCATCTTGTCGGGCCGCTTCCCCTTGGCCGGAGCCTTGCGCGCCCGCCCCTGCGCGTCTTGTTCTTTCAGCAGGGCCGCATCCCGCATGGCCGCTGCTTCCTCCTGCATCCGTCCCAACTGCTCGCGGACCGCTTGCACCTGGGCGGTCAATTCACGATTGCGCGCTTCCAGCTCGGACGAGTCCCGCTTGAGCCGTTTGAGCTCGCTGTCCATCTCGCCGGTCCGCTTTTCCTCCTGGGCCAGCAACCGCTGGAAATTCATCGCGCGGGCTTTTTCCGCCTCGTATTTTTCCCCCATCACGCAGCCGGCCAGCATCACCGTGCCGATCGCCAGCGCCACGAGACGTCCTGCATGTCTACCCATCATAAATTGCCTCTTCCCCTCCATCTCTCCACGCCAGTGAACCCCAATGCGAACGCACAAAGCATAGAGCCTAAGAGACTGAAAGTCAAAGCACAAGGCTCTTCGCAACTCGGACGGAAGCGCGTAAGGAGGCGACTCTCGGCCCCATCCGCTGGTTTGACCCCTCTCCGAGGGTATGTTACGGTTTGGGCCGGATCGCACCCGCGTCGGCTGGGGGCGGCCGGGCACCGAGGAGCAGCCATGCACCAGCCTGATAGTCACGGAAAGAAGGGGCCTCTTGGCGCGGCCAGAGCCGGCCGATCGGTGCTGTTGGACGGGATCGCCATCCACCTCGCCCAGCCCATGGACTCCTCGCAGGAATGGATCGGCGAGCGCGAGATCCTCCGGCAGTTGCTGGCCTGCTGGCTCGTGATCGACGAACGGGACCTGCCCCTGGCCCCCCGCATCTCCGGCCAGCCCGGCATCGGCAAAACCTCGCTGGCCATGGCCGGAGCCAAGGAGCGCAAGCAGGACTTGTACATCTTCCAATGCACCGCGGATACCAGGCCCGAAGACCTGCTGATCACGCCCGTGCTGGCGGAATCCGGCACGATCGCCTACCATGCCTCCCCCCTCGTCACGGCCATGCTGACCGGCAGCGTGTGCGTGCTGGACGAGGGCAACCGGATGAACGAGAAGAGCTGGGCCTCGCTGGCCTCCCTGCTGGACCACCGGCGCTGCGTGGAGTCCATCGTGGCGGGCCTGCTGATCAAGGCCCAGGACGATTTCCGCTGTTGCGTGACCATGAACGAGGATGCCTCGACCTACGAGGTCCCCGATTACATCCTGTCCCGCTTGCAACCGACCTTGAGCATGGGCTTCCCGCGACGGGACGACGAGCTGGCGATTCTGCGCTACCACATGCCCTTCGCGCCGGGTGAAATGCTGGGGCTGACCGTGGACTTCCTGCAAGCCGCGCATCAGCTGAACCTGGAGTTCTCGGTTCGGGACGGGATTCACCTGCTGCAATATGCGCTCAAGCGGCTGGCGCAAGACCCGACCCACCCCCTGTCGAAAGACAACGCCTGGCGGGAATCGCTGGTCAAGGTGCTGGGCGAAGAGGCGCTGGACCTGGAAGGACTCTCGCGGCGACGGAAGCGGGCGCTGGGAAACCAAACCTTGCCCCAGGGGCTGGGCGATTTTTTCTTCGAAGGGGACGATCCGCTGCACCCGGAACGGTAAACCATCGTCCGAACGTCTTCAAGGCGTCACGTCTTCGCGCGGCCGACTAGGCGACTTTCGGACTGTGCAACTGTATGACCGACCCAACCGATGCGATCCTGCGCCTCTCTCCGCGAATTCAGGTCCTGCCGATCCTCCATGGAAGCGGCGACCTGGCGCAGGAGGTCCGCGAGGCCCTGATTTCACGCCCCGTCGATTGTCTCGCGGTTCCCCTGCCGCCCTCGGTTGAACCGGCGCTGGAACAGGCCGTCGGGTCTCTGCCCCGCATCCACCTGGTGGTGCTCCCGGAGCCGGACCGGGATGGAACTCCACGGGCCAGCTACGTGCCGGTCGATCCCTGCCAGGCGGTCATCATGGGTATTCGGGTCGCCATGGGCGAGGGCATCCCGCGCGCCTACATCGATCGGGACGTGACCGCCTTCGAGCCGACGCCCTTCACCGCCCCGGACCCCTACGCGCTCAAACGGATCTCGCTGGCGGCTTATGCGGCGGCGCTGCTCCCCTCTCTCCCGGCGCCGCCCCCTCATAGCCAACGCGAGCGGCGCATTGCTTGGATGGCCTTTCGCCTCCACGAACTGGAGCTGGATTCTGCGTCCATTCTCTGTCTCTGCCATGTGGCCGACTGGCCCTGGCTGCGGGAGGCCTATCGGGAACGCAGTCCTTACGTCGATCCGGAGCCGATCGCCCAACGTCCGTCCGCCGCGCCGGTTTCTTCCTCGACCTTGTACTTTGCGCTGGGCGAGCTGCCGTTTCTGACGGAATTGTACGAACGGCGGCGCGCCGAGGTCCGCTCGGACCGCCACCTCTCGGTCGACGGCATCAAGGAACTGCTGCTGAGCGCCCGAACCCGCTGGACCGACAGACGCCACGCCGAGAATCGGTCGATCGCCAACTGGGTCACGCCCCACCTGTTGCAGCGATACCTCCAGTACGTTCGGAACCTGGCCCTGCTGGATCGCCGTCTGACTCCTGATCTCTACACCTTGGTCCTGGCCGCCAAGCAGATGGCGGGAGACGACTTCGCCATCACGCTGCTGGAAACCGCCAGGAGTTACGCCTTTCAAGAAGACACAGAGGACTGGGCCGGCTCCTCCCTGTCCATCGGCATCGGCAAACTGGAATTGCCGGACGGTCGGGTGGCAACCGCAAAGAACCGACTGCCAGGACCGGTCCTGGCCTGGCGGGCTCTTTCCCTCCGCCCCGCCCCGGAACCCATCACCAGCCGCCGCTGGACCCTGCAATGGAATCCGTTCCGGCAATGTTCCTGGCCGCCAGAGGACAACCGGATCGAAAGCTTCACGCAGCATGTGCGGGAACAGGCCAGGGCCATTCTGGGCGCAGACCTGGCCCGCGCGGAGAAGTTCACGAGCTCCATCAAGGACGGAGTGGACGTGCGCGAGACCCTTCGCCACTGGCACCGGACGCGGAGGCATCCGGGCCACGGTGCCGATAGCCAGACCGCCAGGCTGCGCATGGACATCTATGTCAAAGATATCCCGCCGGCCCGCGGCCAGGTCGAAGTGGTCCTGTTCCTGTTCGACACCCCGGCCGATCCGGCCCGTTATTCCTGGCAAGCCACTTGGTATGCCGAGCATCAGGAAGAGTCCACCCTCTGCTTCTATGCCAGCCCTTTCCAGGCGCAGATGGTCGGGCCGGGCATCGCCCAGTCCTGCTACGGCGGCGCCCTGTTCCTGTTTCCACCCAGACCGATCCCCGACATCTGGCAGGATCCCCGGCTGAACGCCGCCCGGACGTTAGAGGAACGGCTCATCGCCGCCGGAGCGCTGCACTCGCAGGAGCCGCATATCGTGCTGGTGACGCCAGTTCCGCCGCTGGCCCGCTGGCGAAGGATCGCCCGGTCGTTCAACCGCCGGCTGGTCCCGATTCCATTGAGCCGGTTCTCTGGACAGACCGTGGACCGGTTGCGCCGGTTCCACGTCCTGAACGGACACGAGATCCGGAGCTACGCCACGAAGTTTATCCGGGAATGAAAAGGGAAAGGAGCCGTCAGCTCTCAGCGGTCAGCTTCGGATTGGATCTCCATCGTTGGCCTTGCTGACAGCCGAAGGCTGATAGCTCCGAACAACTTCATGAGCCATTCGACTCAGACAGATGCGGAAAAGCATACCATGGCCGGCCGGCGCATCGAGACGCTGCGGAAAGAGATCCGCCGACACGACCATCTCTACTACGTCAAGGCCCGTCCGGAGATTTCCGACCTGGCCTACGACCGCCTGTTTCGGGAACTGGCGGATCTGGAGGCGGCCTACCCCGACCTCATCACCCCGGACTCTCCGACGCAGCGCGTCGGAGCCCCGCCCTTGGACGAACTGACGAAGGTCACGCATGAGCGGCCCATGCTCAGCCTGGACTCGATCACCGACCGGGAGGAAGTCCTGGCCTTCGACAAGCGCGTGCGACGGGAACTGGCCAAAGAACTGGACCGCGAGATGGAATCCGAGACGATCCATTACACGGTCGAGCCGAAGTACGACGGCTTGTCGGTGGAGCTGGTCTACGAGTCGGGACGGTTCGTGCGCGGCGCGACCCGAGGCGACGGGCAGGTCGGCGAGGACGTGACGATCAACCTCCGTACCCTCCGCTCCCTGCCGCTCACCCTCAACGAAGACCAGGCCCCGCCGGCCCATGTGGTCGTGCGCGGCGAGGTGTACATGCGCCTGGACGATTTCCAGGCGCTCAACCGCCGCATCACCGAACGGGGCGACGAGGCCTTCGCCAATCCCCGGAACGCGGCCGCCGGCTCCCTGCGCCAGCTGGACTCCCGGATCACCGCCGAGCGCCCGCTGGTCCTGACCTGTTATGAAACCATGGTCCGGTCCGGCAACCTGCCCCCCACGCATTGGGACGAGCTGGACACCCTGGCCGCCTGGGGATTGCCGGTTCCGGAACAGCGGCGGCGCTGCGACAGCATCGGCAAGGTGCTCGCGTTCCACGCCGACATCGAAGCGGAACGCGATGCCCTGCCGTTCGAGATCGACGGGGTGGTGGTCAAAGTGGACCGCCGCGACTGGCAGGCGGCGCTGGGCGAGAAGTCCCGGAGCCCGCGCTGGGCCCTGGCGTTCAAATTCACCCCGCGCAAAGAGATGACGGTCGTGCAGGACATCGCCGTGTCGGTGGGCCGCACCGGCACGCTCACGCCGCTGGCCTTGCTCAAACCCGTGGAGGTAGGCGGCGTCACGATCAGCCGCGCCACCCTGCACAATGCCGACGAGGTGGCCCGCAAGGACATCCGGGTGGGCGATACGGTCAAGGTGGAACGGGCGGGCGACGTGATTCCCGCCATCGCCGAACGGGTGCCGGTCCCCGGCGAGCAACGGGCCGAGCCCTTCCGCATGCCGGAGACCTGTCCGGTCTGCGGCGCCGCCGTGGCGAGAGAAGGGGCCTACTACTACTGTTCCGGTCAGGCCGCCTGCCCCGCCCAGCTCAAAGGCGCCCTAGAACATTTCGCCTCCAAACAGGCGCTGGACATCGACGGCCTCGGGAAAAAGACCGTGGCGCAGCTGGTGGAGGAAGGATTGGTCCGCGAGTTGCCCGACCTCTACGAGCTGACCAAGGAGCAGCTTCTGGCGCTGGACGGATTTGCCGACAAGTCCGCCTCGCTGTTGCTGGAGGCCGTCCGGCGGAGCAAGCAGGCGACGTTGGACCGCTTCCTCATGGGGCTGGGCATTAGGCAGGTCGGACGGCACATCGCCCGGGTCCTGGCCCGCCGCTTCGGAACCTTGGACGCGATCATGGCCGCGGACCGTGAGACCCTCGAAAGCGTCCACGAGATCGGGCCGGAGATTACGGCCAGCCTGGAATCGTTTTTCCGCGAAGAGCGGAATCGGCGCGTGATTCAACGCCTGCGCGAGTTGGGAATGCGCTTCGAGGAACCGGGCGGGGCGGAGAGCGGCGCGGCGCGGCGTCTGGAAGGACAGACCTTTGTCTTCACCGGCGGCCTGATCCGGCTCAGCCGGGACGAAGCCAAGCGTCTGGTCGAAGACCGCGGAGGCCGGGTCACCTCCAGCGTCAGCAAGCACACGAATTATGTGGTAGCCGGCACGGACCCCGGTTCCAAGCTCGACGAGGCCCGGCGGCTTGGCGTCCGAATCTTGACGGAACCGGAGTTTCGCGATCTACTGGAGCCATCGTGAAGACAAGCCGACTCATAGCCGTCACGCGCCGGAAGAAGCAGGCCCGGCGTCAGAACCCCAAGGTCGCGCCGGGCAAGACCCCGGAGTCGTCGTCCATTCTGGATGCGCTGGCCGGACCGGTGGCGGTGCTGGACCGGAAGGGCTTGCTGATCGCGGCCAATGCCGCCTGGAGACGCGCGGCCCGCACCCAGTCGCTCCCCTTCCCGCGGCTGAACCAGGGAACCAGCTACTTCAACGCGTGCCGGCGCGTCACCGGAGTGGCGGCGGAAGCGGCGAGGAAACTCCTCGCCGGCGTGCAAGCGGTGCGGGACGGAGCGCTGGCGCAGTTCTCGCTCGAGTACCCCTCTCGCACCCAGAAAACCCCACGCTGGTTCCTGGTGCAGGCCGCTCCGCTTGCGCATACGGACGGCAGGGTGGTCCTCTCCCACCAGGACATCACCGCCCTGAAGCACCAGCAACTGGAGCAGGATAAGCGGTTGAAAGCGTTGGAAGCCAGGAATCAACAGCTCGACCAGATCGCGATTCGGGACCCGCTCACCGGCCTTTACAACCGCCGTTTTTTCGACGAGATGCTGGCCCGGGAATGGCGGCGCTTTCAGCGGACCGGCGAGGGCTTCACCCTCATCATCATGGATGTGGACGCGTTCAAGAGCGTCAACGACCGGTATGGGCACGAAGCCGGTGACCGGGCCCTGCAGCAAGTCGGCGCGGGGTTGCGCGCGACGCTCCGTGCCAGCGACCTGGTCGCGCGCGTCGGCGGGGACGAGTTTGCGGCCCTGCTCCCCCGCACCGACACCGAACGCAGCCAGCCCGTCATCGAGAAGTTGTGCGACACGGTCAAGCAACTGCGCCTGCAGACCGAGTCCGGCCCCATTCCCGTGTCGCTCAGCCTGGGCACGGCCACGGTGCCCGGGTTTCCCCCGGTCACCTCCGCCGCCGAGCTCCTGCGGGTGGCCGACAAGCGGATGTACGAGGCGAAGCGTCTCTACTCAGAGGGAAAATCAGCCCCCCGCTGACTCGGCCGACGCCCCGGCCTTCTCTTCCTTGACGATCTGCACGCTCTTGATGGACTTGGGGTCCGCTTCGTGCACGATGAGGCGGCAGGACCCGGCGCGCACCTCTTCGCCGGCCGCCGGGATGCGGCCCAACTGTTCCTGAATCAGGCCGCTGATCGTGTTCGCCTCCTCGTCCAGCGTGACCTTCAGAAACTCGTTGATCCGG
Proteins encoded in this window:
- a CDS encoding LysM peptidoglycan-binding domain-containing protein, encoding MQEEAAAMRDAALLKEQDAQGRARKAPAKGKRPDKMQPGSMDPGAMATAPMQDPAPAAAATPRYHQVKPGDTLMALSRLYGVDVNTLKLLNNLQDNTIHVGQRLVVGRQ
- a CDS encoding ATPase, which gives rise to MHQPDSHGKKGPLGAARAGRSVLLDGIAIHLAQPMDSSQEWIGEREILRQLLACWLVIDERDLPLAPRISGQPGIGKTSLAMAGAKERKQDLYIFQCTADTRPEDLLITPVLAESGTIAYHASPLVTAMLTGSVCVLDEGNRMNEKSWASLASLLDHRRCVESIVAGLLIKAQDDFRCCVTMNEDASTYEVPDYILSRLQPTLSMGFPRRDDELAILRYHMPFAPGEMLGLTVDFLQAAHQLNLEFSVRDGIHLLQYALKRLAQDPTHPLSKDNAWRESLVKVLGEEALDLEGLSRRRKRALGNQTLPQGLGDFFFEGDDPLHPER
- the ligA gene encoding NAD-dependent DNA ligase LigA, translated to MSHSTQTDAEKHTMAGRRIETLRKEIRRHDHLYYVKARPEISDLAYDRLFRELADLEAAYPDLITPDSPTQRVGAPPLDELTKVTHERPMLSLDSITDREEVLAFDKRVRRELAKELDREMESETIHYTVEPKYDGLSVELVYESGRFVRGATRGDGQVGEDVTINLRTLRSLPLTLNEDQAPPAHVVVRGEVYMRLDDFQALNRRITERGDEAFANPRNAAAGSLRQLDSRITAERPLVLTCYETMVRSGNLPPTHWDELDTLAAWGLPVPEQRRRCDSIGKVLAFHADIEAERDALPFEIDGVVVKVDRRDWQAALGEKSRSPRWALAFKFTPRKEMTVVQDIAVSVGRTGTLTPLALLKPVEVGGVTISRATLHNADEVARKDIRVGDTVKVERAGDVIPAIAERVPVPGEQRAEPFRMPETCPVCGAAVAREGAYYYCSGQAACPAQLKGALEHFASKQALDIDGLGKKTVAQLVEEGLVRELPDLYELTKEQLLALDGFADKSASLLLEAVRRSKQATLDRFLMGLGIRQVGRHIARVLARRFGTLDAIMAADRETLESVHEIGPEITASLESFFREERNRRVIQRLRELGMRFEEPGGAESGAARRLEGQTFVFTGGLIRLSRDEAKRLVEDRGGRVTSSVSKHTNYVVAGTDPGSKLDEARRLGVRILTEPEFRDLLEPS
- a CDS encoding GGDEF domain-containing protein, which codes for MKTSRLIAVTRRKKQARRQNPKVAPGKTPESSSILDALAGPVAVLDRKGLLIAANAAWRRAARTQSLPFPRLNQGTSYFNACRRVTGVAAEAARKLLAGVQAVRDGALAQFSLEYPSRTQKTPRWFLVQAAPLAHTDGRVVLSHQDITALKHQQLEQDKRLKALEARNQQLDQIAIRDPLTGLYNRRFFDEMLAREWRRFQRTGEGFTLIIMDVDAFKSVNDRYGHEAGDRALQQVGAGLRATLRASDLVARVGGDEFAALLPRTDTERSQPVIEKLCDTVKQLRLQTESGPIPVSLSLGTATVPGFPPVTSAAELLRVADKRMYEAKRLYSEGKSAPR